The following proteins are co-located in the Lacticaseibacillus paracasei subsp. paracasei genome:
- a CDS encoding RNA degradosome polyphosphate kinase, with protein MKKLDFSKPRYFNNRELSWLAFNDRVLEEARDKNNPLLERVRFLGITQSNLDEFFNIRVASLKKMVTVNYDQPDAAGLKPQEQLDAISETAHAMVEKQYTTLVRSLLPKMSAVDIQLLHASELTEKQHDFVSDYFHYELYPVLTPMGVDPTRPFPFLGNNSLNLAIRLVRPDDKGDKSRSFAMVQVPDVFPRVLRLPGGDNVFILLEEVVRMFVSELFVGADIKETATFRVTRDMDMDVAEEDASDLMKEIQSQLKKRQRGKVMRLEIEAGMSKHLRKRLIKAMNVKDEDVYEIHGPIDLNFLSKLVKQVHDHKDLLFKPFTPYMDPDFKKESIFDVIKDRDVFMQHPYDSFQPVVDFIREAALDPQVLAVKMTLYRVSSKSPIIRYLKKAAENGKQVTVLVELKARFDEENNVHWAQELEHAGCHVIYGLVGLKTHCKLALVVRREEEGIKRYMHMATGNYNDVTARLYTDMGLFTCNNEIGEDASNIFNMLSGFSEPPYFHKLVIAPLGIRDYLMDRIDEEITAAKAGRKALIQMKMNSLSDTAMIEKLYEASNAGVEIHLLIRGICNLKVGIPGVSDNITVHSIVGQLLEHSRIYYFYADGQENVYLSSADLMNRNLSRRVELLFPILQDDIRERIIKIFSIMWADNVKTRILQPDSTWVRAQLRGVTKLNAQAYFIEHAEAMGEALRREEVDDAPEDLHATHTFIPITAPKEDDDA; from the coding sequence ATGAAGAAACTAGATTTTTCAAAGCCGCGTTATTTTAATAACCGTGAACTCAGTTGGCTGGCATTCAACGATCGGGTACTGGAAGAAGCCCGGGATAAGAATAACCCGTTGCTTGAACGGGTACGTTTCCTGGGTATTACGCAAAGCAATCTTGATGAGTTTTTCAATATTCGCGTTGCGTCGCTGAAAAAAATGGTCACAGTTAATTATGATCAGCCGGATGCAGCAGGATTGAAACCGCAAGAGCAGTTAGACGCAATTTCCGAAACCGCCCACGCAATGGTGGAGAAACAATACACAACATTGGTTCGTTCGCTGTTGCCAAAAATGAGTGCTGTCGATATTCAACTGCTACATGCATCAGAATTGACGGAGAAACAGCACGATTTTGTCTCAGATTATTTCCATTATGAACTGTATCCCGTTTTAACCCCGATGGGAGTTGATCCGACGCGGCCGTTCCCATTTCTTGGCAATAATAGTCTGAATTTGGCCATTCGGCTGGTTCGGCCTGATGATAAAGGCGATAAGTCACGGTCGTTTGCGATGGTACAGGTGCCTGATGTTTTTCCGCGGGTTTTGCGGCTGCCAGGCGGCGACAATGTCTTTATTTTGCTTGAAGAAGTCGTGCGGATGTTTGTCAGTGAGCTGTTTGTTGGTGCTGACATCAAAGAAACGGCTACATTTCGGGTTACCCGTGACATGGACATGGATGTGGCCGAAGAGGATGCATCTGATTTGATGAAGGAGATTCAATCCCAGTTGAAAAAGCGTCAACGCGGGAAAGTGATGCGGCTTGAGATTGAAGCTGGTATGAGCAAGCATTTGCGCAAACGTCTCATCAAGGCTATGAATGTGAAGGATGAAGACGTTTATGAAATTCATGGTCCGATTGATCTCAATTTTCTCAGCAAATTGGTCAAACAAGTGCACGATCATAAAGATTTGCTATTCAAGCCATTCACACCGTACATGGATCCGGATTTCAAGAAAGAGTCGATTTTTGATGTCATTAAGGATCGCGATGTCTTCATGCAGCACCCATATGACAGCTTTCAGCCAGTTGTTGACTTTATTCGCGAAGCGGCATTAGATCCACAAGTGCTTGCGGTAAAAATGACGCTGTATCGGGTTTCAAGCAAATCGCCGATCATCCGTTACCTGAAAAAAGCTGCAGAAAATGGCAAGCAGGTCACGGTATTGGTGGAGTTGAAGGCGCGGTTTGATGAAGAGAATAATGTTCATTGGGCGCAAGAATTGGAACATGCCGGTTGCCACGTGATTTATGGTTTGGTCGGTTTGAAGACACATTGTAAGTTGGCGTTGGTGGTTCGTCGCGAAGAGGAAGGCATCAAGCGCTATATGCACATGGCGACCGGAAATTACAACGATGTGACGGCGCGGCTTTATACCGACATGGGCTTGTTCACTTGCAACAACGAAATTGGCGAAGATGCGTCTAATATTTTCAACATGCTTTCTGGCTTTTCGGAACCACCGTATTTTCACAAGCTGGTCATTGCACCACTGGGCATCAGAGACTATCTAATGGATCGAATTGATGAAGAAATTACTGCTGCTAAGGCGGGGCGCAAGGCCTTGATCCAGATGAAGATGAACTCGCTATCTGATACGGCCATGATCGAGAAACTCTATGAAGCTTCTAATGCCGGTGTCGAGATACATCTCCTTATTCGTGGGATCTGCAACTTGAAGGTTGGTATTCCCGGAGTTTCAGACAATATCACAGTACATTCGATTGTCGGACAGTTGCTGGAACACAGCCGAATTTACTACTTTTATGCGGATGGGCAGGAAAATGTTTACCTTTCATCTGCTGACTTGATGAACCGCAATCTGAGCCGCCGAGTTGAGCTGCTGTTCCCGATTTTGCAGGACGATATTCGCGAACGCATCATCAAAATTTTCAGTATCATGTGGGCAGATAACGTTAAAACGCGAATTTTACAACCGGATAGTACGTGGGTTCGTGCTCAATTACGCGGGGTTACAAAACTCAATGCACAGGCATACTTCATTGAACATGCTGAAGCCATGGGTGAAGCATTGCGACGTGAGGAAGTTGATGATGCTCCTGAAGACTTGCATGCAACGCATACTTTTATTCCGATAACCGCACCCAAGGAGGACGATGACGCATGA